The Ralstonia sp. RRA DNA segment AAGCCGCTCTCCGGAGCGGCTTTTTCTTTGGACGTTGCCCGCGGCAGCATCCACAAGATGTCGCAAGTGCACGCGCCGAACTCCCCGTGTCGTCCGTTGTCTAGCGTCTCATTGCCTATCTTGACCACAGATTCCCCATGATGAGTGTTGGCCCGTTCTCAGTGCACGTGATTGTCGTGGTGCTGGCAGCCCTGATTGCGTGGCTCGTTGCACGATCGATGCAACGCAAGGAGCCGCGCAAACCGGCGGCCAACCTGCTGCTCGATGCCGTGTTCGTTGGCCTGATTGCCGCGCGCCTCGGCTATGTCGCGCGCTGGTGGCCAGAGTACCTCGCCACGCCCAGGTCCATCCTCGCGATCGGTGACGGCGGGTTCGACTGGTGGATCGGGCTGCCGGCCGCCGTTGCGCTCATCCTCTGGAAATCGCGTCATGCGCGCGCACTGCGCCGGCCAGCCTTGATCGGCATTGCCGCTGGCATGCTGGCGTGGGCCACGGCACAAGGCACCTTGGCGACGCTGCAGCGTGCCACGCCGTCCCTGTCTGCCTTGCAGCTGGAAGGCATGGACGGATCTGCCGTGTCGTTCGACAAGCCCATCGGCAAACCCGTCGTGCTAAACCTGTGGGCCAGTTGGTGCCCACCCTGCCGACGCGAGATGCCAATCCTCGCCCAGGCGCAATCCGACTACCCCGGGGTGGTCTTCCTGATGGTCAATCAAGGAGAGCAGGCGCCCACCGTGCAGCAGTTCCTCGCGCAGCAAGCGCTGTCATTCGACCACGTGCTGCTCGACCCGCTATCAGAAGCGATGCAGACCTTCGGCTCACGCGGGCTGCCGACCACGCTGTTCTTCGATGCCCAGGGCAAGCTGGTCGATTCGCACATG contains these protein-coding regions:
- a CDS encoding TlpA disulfide reductase family protein, producing MMSVGPFSVHVIVVVLAALIAWLVARSMQRKEPRKPAANLLLDAVFVGLIAARLGYVARWWPEYLATPRSILAIGDGGFDWWIGLPAAVALILWKSRHARALRRPALIGIAAGMLAWATAQGTLATLQRATPSLSALQLEGMDGSAVSFDKPIGKPVVLNLWASWCPPCRREMPILAQAQSDYPGVVFLMVNQGEQAPTVQQFLAQQALSFDHVLLDPLSEAMQTFGSRGLPTTLFFDAQGKLVDSHMGEITAARLKDVVEHRLQP